The following DNA comes from Frankia casuarinae.
CGCCGCCCACCACCGCCGGGCAGCACCACCGCCGGGCAGCACCACCGCCGGGCAGCACGGTTCCTCCTACCTCCCCCCGGCCGGAACGTCCCGCGGACCGGTGGCTGCCGCCCGAAGGTGGGGTGTGACGCCTCGCCGGGTGTCACACGTGGCGCAGGAACCGGACGCCGCGGGGCAGGACTTCCCCAAACGACCCCGGACAACCACGGACGGCTGGGGACAACCGGGGACGACCTCACCGAGCCCACGGGGTGGTTCCGCCCACAGCTTGTGGAAAACGTTGTGGACAGCCTGCGGTCGGAACGGTGGAGTGGCAGTGGACAGCCTGTGGACAACTCGGGGATGGCCTGTGGAGGGACAACGTGGTCCTTGTGGACGCAGATCGGGCCTGGGGATAACCACTGCGCGCATGCACAGATCCACCCACAAGATTTGCACCGGCCAACAACCCCTCTGACCTGCAGAAACAGAGGTTATCCCCAGTATCCACACCCCCTACTACTACGACCAACTAGATCTTTCTAAGAATGATCAAAAGCTCTTAGTACTAGGGGGTGTGGACAACGGCTCGAGCGCGGCTCCGAGAGCCCTACGTGCCGCGACTCGGCCCCGGGCAAGCGCCCGGGGCACGGCCGACCGCTCGTCGGCGCCTGCTGGCACTCTGAGATGCTGGTCGGTGTTCCCTGCGGGGTGACTCCGAACAACCGGAGGGAACGACAGGAGGCCTAACCATGAAGTTCCGGGTGGAACGGGACGAATTCACCGAAGCGGTCGCCTGGACCGCACGCACGTTGCCGAGCCGGCCGACCACCCAGTTGCAGGTGCTCTCGGGCCTGCTCCTCGACGCGACCGGACCGATACTCAAGATCGCCGCGTACGACTACGAGGTGGCCGCCCAGTGCACGGTGCACGCGACCGTGTCGGAGGAGGGGCGCGGGCTCGTCAACGGCAAACTGCTCGCGGAGATCACCCGGGCGCTGCCCGCGGCACCGGTCGATCTGGGCATCGACGGCACCCGCCTGGTGATCACTTGTGGCAATGCTCGGTTCGCGTTGCCGATGCTGCCGGTGGACGACTATCCCGCCCTTCCGGCCATGCCCCCGATCACGGGGCACATCGAGGGATCCGCGTTCGCCGCGGCGGTCTCACAGGTGGCGATCGCGGCCGGTCGTGACGACACGCTGCCGGTCCTCACCGGGGTCCGTATCGAGATCGAGGGGGACACTCTCACCCTCGCCGCGACCGACCGTTACCGGCTCGCCGTGCGGACGTTGAAGTGGCGGCCGTCGGAGACAGCCGCCGGGCCCGATGAGGACGGCGTGACCGGTGTGGACGGCCCCCCGCCCACACCGGTCACTGTCGCTCTCGTGCCGGCCCGCACCCTGCTCGACACCGCGAAGTCGTTGTCGGGTTCGGGGGTGGAGGTATCCATCGCGCTCGGGACCGGCCCCTCCGGCGAGACGCTGGCCGGTTTCGCCGGCTCGACCCGGCAGACGACGACCCGGTTGCTCGACGGAAGCTTCCCGCCCTACCGCAAGCTGTTGCCTGACAGTTCGCCGTTGATCGCGCAGCTGGAGATCGCCCCGTTGCAGGAGGCCGTCAAACGGGTGGCGCTGGTCGCCGCGAAGACCGCACCGGTGCAGCTGACGTTCTCCCCGGACCACCTCGTGCTGGAGGCCGGGACGGGCGGTGAGGCGCAGGCGACGGAGACCCTCCCGGTGACCTACGACGGACCGGAGCTGTCCGTGGCGTTCAACCCGTCGTACCTGCTCGACGCACTCGGGGCGCTGGAGTCGGACGTCGTACGGATCGGTTTCGCCAGCGCGGAGGACCCGGCGGTGGCGGCGAACAAGCCGGCGATCCTGACCGGGAAGGCCGACGACGACGGCGAGGTCCCCGACTACCGGTACCTGCTGATGCCGATCCGCCTGCACGGGTGACGTGCACCTCACGCACCTGTCCCTCGTCGACTTCCGTTCCTACCCGGCCCTTGACCTGACTCTGGGTCCGGGAGTGGCCACCTTCGTGGGTGGTAACGGCCAGGGGAAGACCAACGTGATCGAGGCGATCAGCTATGTCGCCACGTTGGCCAGCCACCGGGTCGCCGGGGACGCCCCGCTGGTCCGTGACGGCGCGTCTCGGGCGGTCATCCGCGCCAGGATCGTCCGGGGTGACCGGGCCGCGCTGGTGGAGATCGAGATCGTTCCGGGAAAGGCGAACCGGGCCCGGTTGAACCGGGCTCCCGTCGCCCGGCCGCGTGACATCGTCGGTCTGCTGTGCACCGTGCTGTTCGCCCCGGAGGACCTGGCCCTGGTGAAGGGGGATCCGGCGCAGCGTCGTCAGTTCCTCGACGAGCTGCTGATCGCCCGGACCCCAAGGATGGCCGCGGTCCTCGCCGACTACGACCGGGTCCTCAAACAACGATCGACCCTGCTACGCACCGCCGGGACGGCCCGGCGAGCTGGGGGGCAGGGAGATCTGCGCACCCTCGATGTCTGGGACGGGTATCTGGCCGCGCATGGCGCCGAGGTGCTGGCCGCGCGGTTGGCACTCGTCGACGCGTTGCGGCCGGCCGTGGCCGCGGCGTACGAGGCCGTCGCCGGCGCCGAGTCCGCTACCGCGCTGGACTACCGTTCCAGCGTCACCCTCCCGGACATCTTGCATGCGTCCGGTCCACCCGGTCCACCGGGCCAGCCAGAGCAGCCGGGCGCGGGTCGGCCGGATCCGGCGGCACCGGATCGGACCATGCTGGCGGAGGCGATCCGCGCCGATCTGGAGGCCGCCCGGCCACGGGAGGTCGAACGGGGGATGACGCTGGTCGGTCCGCACCGCGACGATCTGCTCTTGTCGATCAACGGGCTCCCGGCCCGTGGCTACGCGAGTCACGGCGAGTCCTGGTCCCTCGCCCTCGCGCTCAAGCTGGCCTCGTTCGACCTGCTGCGTGCCGATGACCGCGAGCCGGTCCTGCTCCTGGACGACGTCTTCGCCGAATTGGACACGCGCCGCCGCGGTCGGCTCGCGGAACTCGTCGCCTCCGCGGAGCAGGTGCTGGTCACAGCCGCGGTCGAAACCGACGTTCCCACAGAGCTGACCGGGGTGCGGTACGCCGTCGCCGGAGGAGAGGTCCAGCATGCCCACTGAGCGCCCGGACCCCCGGGACCATCCCACCGTGCCCGGATCCACCGTGCCCGGATCCACCGCATCCGGGCGGTCCCGGGGAGGGGCCGGGCGCCGCGGGAAGACCGAGGGGCCGGACGGCACCGCAGCCCACGGAGCGGACCTGGCTCGGGAGATTCTCGCCCAGGTCAAACGGGACGCGCGGGAGCGTGGGCGGGGACGGTGGGGCGCCGGCCACACCGCCCGCCACCCGACCGGGCCCGGTCCGGCCGGGCCCGGCACTGGTCGCGGTGGCGGGATGCCGGGTGCCGACGGCGGCACGTGGGCCGATGAGGACGCCTCCACCGGCGCCACCGGGACGGGCGGCCCGTGGGGCCCGGGCTCTCGGACCCGCCTCGGTGCCCGGCGGGCCGACCCGTCGGACGACCAGGTGCCCCGCCGACCGCGGATGCCGGGCATCGCCCCGCCCGGCCGGGAATGGCGCGAACCGGTCGGTTTCGGGACGGCGATCAACCGGCTGCTGGCGGCCCGTGGCTGGAAGGCTCAGGCGAGCGACGCGAACGTCCTGGCCCGATGGGATGCCATCGTCGGGCCGGACATCGCCGACCACTGCACCCCGGTGTCCCTGCGCGACGGAGACCTGGAACTTGTCGCGGAGTCGACGGCCTGGGCGACCCAGCTGCGCATGCTGTCCCGGCAGCTCCTCGGCATCCTGCACCGGGAGCTCGGTCCACACGTGGTCCGCCGGATCGTCGTGCGTGGCCCGACGGCGCCGTCCTGGCGGCACGGGTCCATCCGAACCGGCGGTCGAGGGCCCCGCGACACCTATGGCTGAGGCCGGCCGTTCGGCTGCTGCCCGCCTGACACCCCGGTGCTCCCGGTGCTCTCGGTGCCCCTTGGCGCCTGGATTGTGCCTGTGGTATCCGTCGGTGCGGCTGGGGCGATCATGATGGCTCCGCGGGATCGCGGTGTCGGTGACAGTCGTGGAGGCGCGCCAAGGCGGTCGGGGGAGTCGGTCCGGTAGGGGGGGTTGGCCATCCCCATGTGCGTGGCGCTGCGCAGACGCCAGGGGGCTCCCTGCGTCCGCTATGGCGGGTTGCCGGGTAGACTGGTGGATACTTCCGCCCAGAACGAGGGGACCCGCCGCGTGGCCTACGATGCAAGTTCGATCAAGGTTCTCGAAGGTCTTGACGCGGTCCGCAAGCGTCCGGGCATGTACATCGGCTCCACTGGAGAGCGTGGACTGCATCATCTCGTCTACGAGGTCGTGGACAACGCGGTGGACGAGGCGCTCGCCGGTTACTGCGACACCATCACCGTGACGCTGCTTGCCGACGGCGGGGTGCGGGTCACCGACAACGGCCGTGGCATTCCCGTCGGCATGCATCCCACCGAGAAGCGGCCCGCCGTCGAGGTCGTGCTGACCACCCTGCACGCCGGCGGGAAGTTCGACGGCAAATCGTACGCGGTGTCCGGCGGGCTGCACGGAGTCGGCGTCAGCGTGGTCAACGCGCTGTCCACCCGGCTCGACGTGGAGATCCACCTGGATGGGCACGTCTGGTTCCAGCCGTACGTGGCGACCCGCCCGGACAAGCCGCTGGCCAAGACCGGTACCACCCGCAGGACCGGGACGTCGGTCACCTTCTGGGCGGATCCGACGATCTTCGAGACCACCGAGTACAAGTACGAGACGCTCTCCCGCCGCCTGCAGGAGATGGCCTTCCTGAACAAGGGGCTGTCGATCACGCTCGTCGACGAGCGTGACGAGGAACGCGTGGCGGTCACCTACAAGTACGCCAACGGCCTGGTCGACTTCGTCGGTCACCTCAACGCCACGAAGGACACCATCCACCGCAGCGTGATCTCGCTGGAGTCGAAGGGCGTGGGCATCGAGGCCGAGCTCGCGATGCAGTGGAACGGCGGCTACACCGAGTCGGTCTACACCTTCGCGAACACCATCAACACCCACGAGGGCGGCACCCACGAGGAGGGCTTCCGGGCCGCGCTGACCAGCGCCGTCAACGCCTACGCCAAGGACCAGAACCTGCTCAAGCCGGTGAAGGCGGGGGCCAAGAACAGCGACGAGCGGCTCTCCGGCGACGACATCCGGGAGGGCCTTACCGCGATCATCTCGGTGAAGCTCGCGCAGCCGCAGTTCGAGGGCCAGACCAAGACCAAGCTCGGCAACACCGAGGCCAAGAAGTTCGTCCAGGAGATGTGCTACTCAGCGCTCAAGGACTGGTTCGAGGTCAACCGCACCGAGGCTCGGGCCATCGTCAGCAAGGCGCTCGACGCCCAGCGGGCCCGCATTGCCGCCCGTCAGGCCCGCGATCTGACCCGGCGCAAGGGTCTGCTCGGCGGCACCGGCCTGCCGGGCAAGCTCGCCGACTGCCAGTACACCGATCCCGAGCGGTGCGAGCTGTACATCGTCGAGGGTGACTCGGCGGGTGGGTCGGCCAAGGGTGGTCGAGACTCGAAGTTCCAGGCGATCCTCCCGCTGCGAGGAAAGATCCTCAACGTCGAGAAGGCCCGCATCGACCGCGTTCTGAAGAACACCGAGGTCCAGGCCCTCATCCAGGCGCTGGGTACCGGCATCCACGACGATTTCGACATCGCGAAACTGCGCTACCACAAGATCGTTCTGATGGCGGACGCCGACGTCGACGGCCAGCACATCCGGACCCTGCTGCTGACGCTGCTGTTCCGGTTCATGCGCCCGCTGGTCGAGGCCGGTCACGTGTTTCTGGCGCAGCCGCCGCTCTACAAGATCAAATGGGGTAGGGAGGACTGGGAGTACGCCTACTCCGATCGGGAGCGCGACGGGCTGGTCGCCCGCGGGGTGGAGTCCGGGCGCAAGCTGCCCAAGGATGCCATCCAGCGCTTCAAGGGTCTCGGCGAGATGAACGCCACCGAGCTGTGGGACACCACCATGGACCCGGACCGGCGCATCCTGCTGCAGGTCACGCTCGACGACGCGGCGGTCGCCGACGAGTTGTTCTCCGTGCTCATGGGTGAGGATGTCGACGCGCGTCGCAGCTTCATCCAACGTAATGCCAAGGACGTGCGTTTCCTGGACATCTGACCCGGCCGTGTCGCGTGCCTCGGACCGGTCGTCGGGTGACCCCTCAGGTCGGTCCGGGCGCGGCGATCCCGACGGTCCGGCCCGGCGAACGGAGGGCTCCGGATCCCGCCCGCCGTCGGGTCCACCCGGCCCCGTTGCCCGGGGCGCCCGTCCCGCCCTGACGCCCTGACGACTGCTCCCACTGCCCTGGAAGGACCCCGTGGTCGACGTCCTACCTCCTCCCCCCGGCGACCGCATCGAGCCCATCGGCATCGAAGTCGAGATGCAGCGGTCGTATCTCGACTACGCCATGTCGGTCATCGTCGGCCGTGCGCTGCCGGAGGTACGCGACGGGCTCAAGCCCGTCCACCGCCGGGTCCTCTACGCCATGTACGACGGCGGCTACCGCCCCGACCGCGGATACTTCAAGTGCTCCCGCGTGGTCGGGGACGTCATGGGTAACTACCACCCCCATGGCGACACGGCGATCTACGACACCCTCGTCCGGCTCGCGCAGGGCTGGTCGTTGCGCTACCCGCTGGTCGACGGGAACGGCAACTTCGGCTCGCCCGGCAACGATCCGCCCGCCGCCATGCGGTACACCGAGGCGCGGATGGCGCCCTTGGCGATGGAGATGTTGCGTGACATCGACCAGGAGACGGTCGACTTCGCCCCGAACTACGACGGGCGTTCGCAGGAGCCGCTTGTTCTGCCCAGCCGGTTCCCGAACCTGCTCGTCAACGGCGCCGGCGGCATCGCGGTTGGCATGGCGACGAACATCCCGCCGCACAACCTGCGCGAGGTCGCGAAGGGCGTGCGGTGGGCGCTCGACCACCCGGACG
Coding sequences within:
- the dnaN gene encoding DNA polymerase III subunit beta; translated protein: MKFRVERDEFTEAVAWTARTLPSRPTTQLQVLSGLLLDATGPILKIAAYDYEVAAQCTVHATVSEEGRGLVNGKLLAEITRALPAAPVDLGIDGTRLVITCGNARFALPMLPVDDYPALPAMPPITGHIEGSAFAAAVSQVAIAAGRDDTLPVLTGVRIEIEGDTLTLAATDRYRLAVRTLKWRPSETAAGPDEDGVTGVDGPPPTPVTVALVPARTLLDTAKSLSGSGVEVSIALGTGPSGETLAGFAGSTRQTTTRLLDGSFPPYRKLLPDSSPLIAQLEIAPLQEAVKRVALVAAKTAPVQLTFSPDHLVLEAGTGGEAQATETLPVTYDGPELSVAFNPSYLLDALGALESDVVRIGFASAEDPAVAANKPAILTGKADDDGEVPDYRYLLMPIRLHG
- the recF gene encoding DNA replication/repair protein RecF translates to MHLTHLSLVDFRSYPALDLTLGPGVATFVGGNGQGKTNVIEAISYVATLASHRVAGDAPLVRDGASRAVIRARIVRGDRAALVEIEIVPGKANRARLNRAPVARPRDIVGLLCTVLFAPEDLALVKGDPAQRRQFLDELLIARTPRMAAVLADYDRVLKQRSTLLRTAGTARRAGGQGDLRTLDVWDGYLAAHGAEVLAARLALVDALRPAVAAAYEAVAGAESATALDYRSSVTLPDILHASGPPGPPGQPEQPGAGRPDPAAPDRTMLAEAIRADLEAARPREVERGMTLVGPHRDDLLLSINGLPARGYASHGESWSLALALKLASFDLLRADDREPVLLLDDVFAELDTRRRGRLAELVASAEQVLVTAAVETDVPTELTGVRYAVAGGEVQHAH
- a CDS encoding DUF721 domain-containing protein, with product MPTERPDPRDHPTVPGSTVPGSTASGRSRGGAGRRGKTEGPDGTAAHGADLAREILAQVKRDARERGRGRWGAGHTARHPTGPGPAGPGTGRGGGMPGADGGTWADEDASTGATGTGGPWGPGSRTRLGARRADPSDDQVPRRPRMPGIAPPGREWREPVGFGTAINRLLAARGWKAQASDANVLARWDAIVGPDIADHCTPVSLRDGDLELVAESTAWATQLRMLSRQLLGILHRELGPHVVRRIVVRGPTAPSWRHGSIRTGGRGPRDTYG
- the gyrB gene encoding DNA topoisomerase (ATP-hydrolyzing) subunit B, which encodes MAYDASSIKVLEGLDAVRKRPGMYIGSTGERGLHHLVYEVVDNAVDEALAGYCDTITVTLLADGGVRVTDNGRGIPVGMHPTEKRPAVEVVLTTLHAGGKFDGKSYAVSGGLHGVGVSVVNALSTRLDVEIHLDGHVWFQPYVATRPDKPLAKTGTTRRTGTSVTFWADPTIFETTEYKYETLSRRLQEMAFLNKGLSITLVDERDEERVAVTYKYANGLVDFVGHLNATKDTIHRSVISLESKGVGIEAELAMQWNGGYTESVYTFANTINTHEGGTHEEGFRAALTSAVNAYAKDQNLLKPVKAGAKNSDERLSGDDIREGLTAIISVKLAQPQFEGQTKTKLGNTEAKKFVQEMCYSALKDWFEVNRTEARAIVSKALDAQRARIAARQARDLTRRKGLLGGTGLPGKLADCQYTDPERCELYIVEGDSAGGSAKGGRDSKFQAILPLRGKILNVEKARIDRVLKNTEVQALIQALGTGIHDDFDIAKLRYHKIVLMADADVDGQHIRTLLLTLLFRFMRPLVEAGHVFLAQPPLYKIKWGREDWEYAYSDRERDGLVARGVESGRKLPKDAIQRFKGLGEMNATELWDTTMDPDRRILLQVTLDDAAVADELFSVLMGEDVDARRSFIQRNAKDVRFLDI